The genomic window CCGAAGCTACTTTGCATAATTCCGCCGCGTATCAGCCACACCCGCACCTCACCCACCGTAATCGCGAAACGATGACGCGACGGCGGGTTACGGAATATTGGGCGATGATGCGACGCGAGATGATCCGGTCTCGCCGTATCGCCAACGTACGTCGTATACGCGTCGTTAATTCATGTTATATCGAGGATCGAGGGAAATTTAGGTCATTGGCATGTGCCGGCGCGCGCTCACGTCTATTTCAGACATTTAGGCGAGTCGCGTGTTCGCCGTCGCTGACCTTCCTTCCggcgtttattattatttctgcaaCACCCGGGGGATCCGATATCCGGCGACGGATTGATACATCCCCTCGTATAGAACGTAAAACCCCCCGTACGACAATCGAAGCTGGCTGTGAAAATTTAAACGCCACGCGCGACCTCcgtatacatttattttgttctCGAGACCGCCGTATTGCCGCGAGTCGCCGTCCGTTTCTCACTTCTGTCCGAGTGAATAGCAAAATTGAACGAAAGTGGACGCGCTTGGCTCGAACAGCCCGATATTTCTTCACGCTTGTCTCCGATCTGAGATTCTGAGGTCGGCCGCGGGAGTCACAGCTGCGACAACGCACGGCCGACCAAGCTCCGCTCGAGGTCTTCCGATCCTCATAAGGAAACGCGTCTCTCCCGGCCCTGCCACGCGTTTTACTTCGTGTAAAAAGCCACCTCGTCACTGGCCGATTAAGATTACCTTGGTGGTTCACGGTGAATCGACGTCTGTACTTGACCGACACTCGAAAGCGTAgctctcgaaaaaaaaaaaggcatcgGACTTTGAAAGGCTTCAATACCATTTTCAACCATCTCGatttggaaagaaaaaaccatttaaaaaaaaaacagtttcttacgctttttatcaaataaaagaaaattgtctAGAGAGAATATggaacaattaaattacacggTCAGTTAGCGGCGAGAATATCGTTTCGTGTTGGATTAATCGGTGGAAAGCTTTTTTTAAAGTCTATATAAAGTCGAGCCGAACTGGTACCGTGCTCTATCGATTCGCAGGAATAGAACGAATTAAGATATCAGACGATACGTGAGATAAAAGTTTCTTAAATCGTAATGTTCACGACCTGACGCGAGTTACTGCTGTTAATAGGCGAGCAAGACCGCTTAGCTTCTAGGTGCATCCCGGAAGAACGCACTTTGTGTTGGTGAAACGCGCGATTCTATCCGGCCCGCGCAAAAAGTAATGATTGCGTCACCGCACAAGAGATCACTGTGATGCACACGAGGGATCATTTTCCTAAAGAGCGCGATGCGTTTTAAATGTCGGTATTATGCAGTCGGCTTTCGAGCTCCTCGATTAAACGAGACGTTTGCGTAACCGCCGTTTCCGTAGGCACGATTATTAATGACACGATTGTCAATTACGAAAGTAGATAACACACGTGTTTACGTTGAATTACGGATCCAGTAATGGATTCATAAGCGTTCGCGCAAATATTAGTTGGCATAAACGACGGGTTCGGCCGCGCATACGCTCCGAAAGGAGCGCACTCCGATTAATTCCAGCTTCAACGCTTtgtttatataattctttcaCTCCTTGCAAATCGCATTTCGTTAACAGAAGTCTTGCGAAAGACATCGCCGCGATCAACGCGGTTCGCGTTAAATTTAGGCGGTGAGTAAGCcacgcgcgaaaaaaaagaaaaaaaaaaaaaagagtcacCGTTTAAAAATACGATAGGCATTCGATTGATTCGCCAAATCGACCGGCATCGGTTTTCTTGACCCAGATACGACGATTAATCaaaagggaaagggagaggaaGGGACGACGGAGATATTTCGCGTGTCCTCCATTCGGCAATCAATTAATGTAAGAAGGGGTGCGGTCTTGTCAAGAGAAACGAAGAACGAAGGAGATCGATACCGCACGATGACCAAAGTTAGGTCGCCTTCAAGACGTTCACCGGTCGATCGTACgcggtaaataaaaagaataaaaaaaaattaaatgaaataccGTCAATAGAAGCGAATGATTAATAACGTGAcaaaaaattagatataaaattagaataagtTTGTTTGGTAAAAACGAATACAAGTTTCGCATACGGcgatcgattttatttctttctacaATTGAGAATCtttagtaaatttaattacacgatTTCTGTTTACGCGATGAAGAATATTCGCGCGCGAAGTAATAACAGGTTGATTTCTGAAAGCTttgtcgaattaatttctaagtCTCATCCTCTTTAATGAGTTTAATAAAGCCGTCGCGATTCCGCGGAACGCACGCAGAAGTCGCCTCGCGTCATCAGTATTTACGCGTGGAAATGTCAAGTGTCAAGTGATTTTCGTACGAGACATTTCGTGCCCCAAGCGTACAAAAACACATCGTGACGAGTCGCGTTTTATCATCGATACAGGCACATCTAAAGATTTCGCTGTGTAAaatcgcatattttatttttacacctTGGTCACGAGAAATGTGCGCGGCCTTCCTTTACCGCTTACGTTAGAACGCAGTTTCTTGTTCTTCGCGACTTTTGCGAAATGCCTTTTTCGAAAGTCGtcgatatttcgcggcgtcTTCCCacacactaatttttttatcctctaTTAAtgtcgattaaattaaaagatttgaattcGCTTAGCGATAAAATACGAATGGAAagactaaaataataaaaaagaaaagtaaattcAAACGCGACAGTCGCGACTATTATACCATTATTGTAAAACGCTATGAATGATCAGTTACATCACCGTCAAAGCCACTTTATTTACGCGTCGCCGTTCGCATTCTGCTACCTTTATCGTACAATCCGGATTGGCGTTCACTTTGAAACGATCGTCGCGTTAAGAGGAAACGTGGATCGCATTATAATATCGCGTATCGAGCACTCGAATCCGCCGGCACGTGTGATCGCTAAATTCCACGGCTCGCGGgacgatatatgtatatgaacgATACGGGATCGCGCTCGCACCTCCGTACTCACTTTATCACGGAGATGAAAATCTGAACGGTTCCTCTCTCCTCCTCTGTCAAGATCGGTTGCACAGGTGCGCCGTAGGTGCCGACTCcgggaaaatgtaaaaagcgGATGCTGCACGCGTACGAGATCGCGAATACGttacgcgacgcgacgtgacGCGGATCGTAAGACGCGCTCGCGGGACGAGACGCACGAGGAGGTCGCACGCAGGTCCAGGCGAGCGGTGTTCCGCTCGCAATAGGAGATGACCAGAAACTGTGCCAAGAACAGTGCCGCGCCAAACCGCGCAACGATGTGGCATACACCTACGTCGCCGTTACACCTACATCGGTGAAACCAACACTGGTGCGGGGAGGCCTACACGCGCGTATCCGCGCTATCCGCGGTGCGCTACCGCGACTTACGCGAGCGTCTATCGCTTGGTATCGCTTGGTACCGCGAGATGaaagaacgcgcgcgcgcgcgcccgcgcggtTGGAGAACGGCGAGAGATCGCGAGTGCTCGATCTtggatcttttatttttttttcatttttattttttttttattttttatttttttttttctttatttttttacggtttGCTCGCGAGACTTATCTCCACGCCTGTCGGCTCTCGTTCTTCTCACGTGCCGAGGATGAACTTTGCCGTTCGTTCGATCACTCTGTATGCTCGCGTTGACACCGCGCGTCCCGCCGCTCCGGGAAAGTCGTCGCGACTTTCCACGCGCGTCTATACTTTACTCTGTCGGGCTCCCTCGACACGGTCGTTAACTTCGAGAGGCTGAACTGCGACGCACGGCTTCGAATTAATCAAGTTTCACACGACTTTCCTTGCGAATGTGGAAAAAGGATCTCTCGCTCGCGGCGTTCCGATTTCTCAATAGAACATGACTAATATTGCGACAGCTTGATTCGCattgataataaattgcgaatcgtgaattttcaattttttaaatgttgatCAATCAATTATACTTTTCAAGTACCGATGCGGCGCTTACGCAGACGAATTAcgtcgattaaataatttaaatggaaCGAACATTTCTGCATACTTAGAAATACGTATGATTGAATTACGAACAGGCATGGGATGTAATGGGATGCGAATAAAAAAgagcgtaaattattttattaataccaGTAacgcgtacttttttttttaatctaccgtaaatatatcgcgattttttaaCGAGACGTACGTATAATTGCGTATCGTAATTACTCGACAATGTAATTTCCGCGAATTGGTTTCTCGAAGAAACAGTCTGAAACGAAGCCGAGCCACTGCGCTAATGTGCTCGTTAGTTTGCGCACGTTAAGCGACCTCGAGATAACATCGCGATGAACTGACTGACATTGCCGCTACATTTGCGCACATAGGTAATGAGTGGCTTTGCACGTGATACTGATACCGTATCACTAAGAAAACGCCGGGTTaagaaatgcaattttaattaacgattgaATAAACGGACGAAATTCGACATTATATAATacaaagaaatgtattttacaaaaaaaaaaaaaaaaaaaacatatatataaataatattctgacaaaaaattaaaatatagcgAATTAAAGATTccgattataattaatcgtgTGATAAACCACAGCGAATTAGCTCGCTCGAGACGATCTTTGAATACAGAAGTGTTTAACTAGTTGCAGAGTTTCAGGGATACTTACGATGTTGCTAATTCGTAGTTTATCTCGTCGCTGTCTagagcaaaactgtccagcaccgagctagaaaagctagatatccgAACGTTTTTCGTTGCGTCCTATTGTTGTATGTCGATCTATCtcaacgctcgctcgactgtcGAATTCACCGGGCTAACCGGTCCTTGCCACTCGCTGCGGTAGTgtgagcacgtgcgtgtgtttacatcagCCGGCAGTCCTCGCACTCCAAGTTCGCATGGTGGAGGACGTGCGGACGACGAGCAGCGAGAACcagtttgcccggcgaattcggcagtcgagcgcgcgttgaCATAGGTCAACACGCGCAGTAAGCTGGTCGCAACGAAAAGCGTTTAATTATCCATTTAGATACGTGGCctgcgctggacagtgaccaGAAGACCGACGCTGGACagatttaatctgcgcgacctaatcactagctgcaaaatcagattagataaatttccactctcgtgtatatagaaaattaatttacaagctgcatattttaattttactataattaattattataaatgaatatatattacaacACTTTCTCGTAATGTAACGACGTACGCGAAGCACGCGCTCTCTAATAGTTTGAAAGTTATGATGTTCCCTTTTCGGCGCGATTAGATacgttaaaagaaagaaaatgaaacaTCGAAAAATTTACACGTCTGCTAGGGAAGCATGCAGTTGTTCTGTCTACTTAACCTGACATGTTAAgtactattaatattttttaaaagtctgTTAAATCGAAGGAAgttcaaaatttaaaagttcAAGTCGAGAATGATTTTGAGaacgaataatatatttaaaattgaattagcTCATTAGCCTTTCAATTACGCGATGTCTGGCTTTGTCTCTCTTGAGCTGCAAATATTAACCATAAATTTTTTAGGTCTGGTAAATATCTTAacctgaaattaatttttttacatcacaTAATTGtgatgtaaatatatataattattgattacattgttaattaaattgtatacaaagttttattatttattacgttcgTAAATATTACTTGatccatttaaattaaatatgttgatTACTCTAACAAGGTTAATAGCATTTTTAATTGGAATTGGCTCAAATGGGATCAACAGCTGGAGAAAATCGCAAATTTTACGGTCTCGCAATCCGACGAATTAGACGTGAAGAATATTGATTGGCTTAAAACAAGTTAGCACTTTGTCTTAAACGCttgacataaaaatataatttttattgcatcatactaaagcgattaaaaaatattttataaaattaagagaGCTAGagacacaattttttttttcttttagttttaTCATGGATTGTCGTCGCACGATTTCTTATCAATCGGGTCTTAGTTCCCGCTTACGTGGCCAATATCTACACGATATTTACCCTAAAACGTCAAAATTTTCTTGTACTTTGGATGAtgctgaatttttttaaagacattaTTTTAGAAGCCACTGTAATTATCATTACTTTCCTGCTGTGGCATAAAGAAAACGTTTCTACGTCCgatcttattaaatttatcacagAGAAAACAATAGACTTGAGTAAGTTAAAAATGAACGTAATCATGGAAATTAAATGTACACAGTAACTCAGacgtgcaaaaaaatttttttttaataataagttttctataaaaacatacgtatatatatatatatatattaatcgtTCCAGTTGTGTCGAGTTGCAAATGGTACGCGACCCTCAAATGGTACGTGCAGTTGCAAAGAATAACAAAAATTCGCAGGTTTACGATAATCGCGCGGAGAAGTATCGCGAATATCGTTAACGTTCCCGGCAGAATCGGTCGTTCTCTCGACGACGAGTGTCTCGGCATAACGATAATCAGACGGGGCAAATACGCAAGTCTATTAAATCTGAATAGGTCGACCGAGAAATTGTCAAATAGCGCGAACTCCAAATCCCTGTCGACTTTGGTCACCGAAGACACGAACGGCACGAGCGATTATAATTCCGACGGTAACGATTTGAGCGTGGCTGAGAAATCGATGAGGATACTAAATGTAACCGCGGAAGACGTGATGGACGCACGGGCTAGAATATACGAGCGATCTTACTGGGAGGAACAAGAAGCGATCGCAAAGACGTCtaaattaatagaagaaaTAATATCGCGGCTGCCTATAGAAAAATACGAAGCAGTAACCGAGCCGTTAAAAAGCAAACAGACGATAGAAAATAACACGGGAAAATTGAATcgcgctttaaaaaaagagagtatTGTAAGATTTCATTCTTTCGAGAAGACAGAAGACGAAAGCGATACTGAAGAAATTATTCAAACACGCAAGAAAGATAAGATTTCAATCAACGAACGAAGGCAACCAAAtgtgttagaaaaaaatattgacgtcGCGTCtggtagaataaaaaatgacgCGAAATTATTAGAATCTCGGGACACTTatttggaaaagaaaagaaaggagaggaaAGAAGTCGGAAAAATCGTGCAGCATCCTTCGTTCCAGAATAATAATGAGAAAAACGTGGAAGTCTTTAAATTGCGTTCTTCCTCCGGGATGAAATTAGAAATAGAACTCTCTCGTATTCCAGTAAACGGGAAGGAGAAGCCGTTCAACCGAGCTGATCAAAGAAGACAAGCCAGCCCACAATTAGTTCCAAGTGGTTCGGGAGCGAGTCAAAAGGAATAcgagaaaaattcgaaaacATGCGCGTGCCACCGTGCCTTACGCTCGAAAAAGAGCAAACGCGCTCGACCACTTGATAACGACGGCAGAAACGTCGAATGCGATACAACTGGAAAAGAACTCGGTTCTTTTACGCCTATTGTCAATATGCAAAGAAGTAAACTCGACAAAGCTGCGTTGAAATATTCAGAGATGTACCGTTTAAAAAAGCAGCTAGAAAAGTCGGAGGAATCTCGCGAGAAGCAATTCTGGGGCAGCAAATCTTTAGCCGAAACCGCATATTCCTCAGGACACGCGAGGAACACTCAAATTGAAACTCGCGGTGATTCAATGACGTGCGATATCTTAAAcgagcgattaaaattaaaatgcaatcaGATGCGAAATAAACGATTAATTGATTCGTCTTCCAATTGTAACAATGTGTcgttatttaaagaaataaattacgcggAAGTACACGAAACGAAGATGAGGACTTTAGAGGCTTGCAAAATTTTCGcgctgaagaagaaaatagaaacgaGAGCGAGGAAAAGGCACGATTTACTGCTGGCAAGTCGCAAGCTCTCGATCGAGGAAGGGAAAACGATGGAGCTGAGAGCTTTAAAAGCTTATAACGAGCTTACTTTGTTAAAGAATAAGAAAGAGTTGAATGTAAGAAAGAAGTGCGATTCGTTCTTGAATTACGGAGAGTTGAAGAGCCCAAAAGTGTCAAGAATAAAAGTTTCGAAAACTTCTAATGATCCCTTGCCGGAAGATAAAAACGAGAGACCTAGAAAGGACAATTTGTCGCCGAGCTCTCGGCAGTTGGTTGATAAACGGAGCGCTCCGAGAGTTTGTAACGAGATCGCACGGTCGGGCCGCGAGAGAGAGTTGTGCATTGAGAGAAAACGCGATTTATTGAGAAAGGAAATCCCATCGGAATGCGAAGACATCGAGGCTTCAACAAGCGCCTCTAATCGCCTTTCAACAGGCAGTTACAAGAGTGTCACGATCCCTGTACGTCGGAACGAGAGCGGTGCTGGTTTTAACGATCGTTGCGCAAGGCAGGCGCATATGTCGCTGAATCTCATGGAGATCGCAAGGAACATCGAGTGCACCGTTTATCCGCGGGGCATTACGCTAGTCAACAAGTATCTGCACGGCCAATTCCTCGACGGGGGACTTCGGGAAAGTCAGCAGCGCGACATCGTCGACGACGATACCGCCGGCACGTTGCACGGCGCTTTCTTCTTCAAGCCCGAGATCATAACGCGGGTCTTCCAGCATACCCGGACAAGCGTCGCCGAGTCCTTCTTCAACTTCGCCAAGCTACGACGAGAGAACTTCGATACGGAGTTCGTCTGCCGAATGAGCAACGAGATGATTGTCTGCAATCGAGACACGTCGTTCGATCTCGAACGGATGATGGGAAGTGGTCGAGGCACTCCCGCAGATACAATGTGTAACGTTAATGAAAATCGTGGTACTCGAGGCGAGCGTGGTCACGATCTGTGCATAATATTCATCGGCCGGGAGCAGATGGCGAACGAGACGGGAGCCGCGAGCGTGGAGGACTCGACGACCGTCGGGCCTCGGGAGAATACGCGTTCGAGCATCGAAGATATTCGAAcgacgaataatttaatactcgACGTGGATCGCAATCGCGCGGACAGCGTAATCAACGATAATTTGCCAATTCAATTGCTCGCCGATGTATTAAGAAACTTCAATACCGAGACGTCGGAGGCGGTTATACGTGATATTGCATCGCCACTTGAAGAACACGAAGTGTATGTAAGTAACGCGaatacatgtaataattttcaaccccGAGAATCTAATATCAATATCGATTTTCACGAAGAAAGCGATAATAAATGTGATAAAGCTATTCCACGTAATGATACAAATATTGATACAATCCACGAAATTGAGCAGCAAACTTTCGATTCAAGTGGCAATCGGCCGGATAACATGAACGTTACATCGTGCGTGAgtttaacagaaaaattaaaaggctCGAGAGATGAAAGAAATGTCGAAGCGAACGCTAGAAgcgaaaatagaaaaatgtatgCAGAGTCAAACGAATTTTTAGCtgaaaaattgtttaagaTGCATTCGGACGATAAGCTTGAGCAAGAcgacagtttttattttacgtacgAAAGAAATGACGATCCAGGAACACCGATTTCGTTGGGAGACGGCAGTTTGATGGAAGAATTTACAAACGATTCCATATCTTGCAACTCTTCTTActcgtaaaacaaaaaaaaataaaaaaaatttgaaaagttcttaataatcaaaattacATGTGTAAATGGTACAATAAacgtacaaaaaatatatatttaggttaaaaaattttacatatataacgTCTAATCATTGGTAACTCGGAAGACTCGCACCGCTTATGGTAGtaggaatatttaaataatgcgcTAAATAATGTGGGTGTTAAATATAgtataaagatatatttactAGTAggcgaataaatttatcatagtttatcataataaataaacagaATAACTTAAGAGAACGAAGCCTCCGTGAACAATTCCGGCGTTCAGCGCTTCAGTGCTCGTGACTTCAATGCATAGGCTTTAAAATGAGTAACATTTTGACGTCAAGAGATCCGATTACAGTTatcgtgaattaatttaatattaagcgGATACAGTTTTCAGCAAGTGTCATCGAGGCCTGGATCCGAGTCGGGTACCACATAATTAGGATCGCAGACGGTGTCGCGAATAGCTTCCTTAACGTTCGCCTTAAACACTCTATAATTAATACTCGCGCTATTTAATGTTCCGTACAAATACATCGGCAGTC from Cardiocondyla obscurior isolate alpha-2009 linkage group LG19, Cobs3.1, whole genome shotgun sequence includes these protein-coding regions:
- the LOC139109928 gene encoding uncharacterized protein, encoding MMLNFFKDIILEATVIIITFLLWHKENVSTSDLIKFITEKTIDLIVSSCKWYATLKWYVQLQRITKIRRFTIIARRSIANIVNVPGRIGRSLDDECLGITIIRRGKYASLLNLNRSTEKLSNSANSKSLSTLVTEDTNGTSDYNSDGNDLSVAEKSMRILNVTAEDVMDARARIYERSYWEEQEAIAKTSKLIEEIISRLPIEKYEAVTEPLKSKQTIENNTGKLNRALKKESIVRFHSFEKTEDESDTEEIIQTRKKDKISINERRQPNVLEKNIDVASGRIKNDAKLLESRDTYLEKKRKERKEVGKIVQHPSFQNNNEKNVEVFKLRSSSGMKLEIELSRIPVNGKEKPFNRADQRRQASPQLVPSGSGASQKEYEKNSKTCACHRALRSKKSKRARPLDNDGRNVECDTTGKELGSFTPIVNMQRSKLDKAALKYSEMYRLKKQLEKSEESREKQFWGSKSLAETAYSSGHARNTQIETRGDSMTCDILNERLKLKCNQMRNKRLIDSSSNCNNVSLFKEINYAEVHETKMRTLEACKIFALKKKIETRARKRHDLLLASRKLSIEEGKTMELRALKAYNELTLLKNKKELNVRKKCDSFLNYGELKSPKVSRIKVSKTSNDPLPEDKNERPRKDNLSPSSRQLVDKRSAPRVCNEIARSGRERELCIERKRDLLRKEIPSECEDIEASTSASNRLSTGSYKSVTIPVRRNESGAGFNDRCARQAHMSLNLMEIARNIECTVYPRGITLVNKYLHGQFLDGGLRESQQRDIVDDDTAGTLHGAFFFKPEIITRVFQHTRTSVAESFFNFAKLRRENFDTEFVCRMSNEMIVCNRDTSFDLERMMGSGRGTPADTMCNVNENRGTRGERGHDLCIIFIGREQMANETGAASVEDSTTVGPRENTRSSIEDIRTTNNLILDVDRNRADSVINDNLPIQLLADVLRNFNTETSEAVIRDIASPLEEHEVYVSNANTCNNFQPRESNINIDFHEESDNKCDKAIPRNDTNIDTIHEIEQQTFDSSGNRPDNMNVTSCVSLTEKLKGSRDERNVEANARSENRKMYAESNEFLAEKLFKMHSDDKLEQDDSFYFTYERNDDPGTPISLGDGSLMEEFTNDSISCNSSYS